A portion of the Streptomyces coeruleoprunus genome contains these proteins:
- a CDS encoding ABC transporter ATP-binding protein, translating to MRIHAESTWTPPPPDPEAPPAQIARILRLFRPYRGRLAVVGLLVCASSLVGVASPFLLREILDTAIPQGRTGLLSLLAGGMILTAVVTSVFGVLQTLISTTVGQRVMHDLRTAVYAQLQRMPLAFFTRTRTGEVQSRIANDIGGMQATVTSTATSLVSNVTAVVATVVAMLALDWRLTVVSLVLLPLFVWISRRVGRERKAITTQRQKQMAAMAATVTESLSVSGILLGRTMGRADSLTRSFAAESERLVDLEVRSSMAGRWRMSAVTIVMAAMPALLYWAAGLALQAGGPAISIGTLVAFVSLQQGLFRPAVSLLSTGVQIQTSLALFQRIFEYLDLPVDITEPERPVRLDRIQGEVRFEKVDFHYDGEDERNGRPTLDGIDVTVPAGTSLAVVGATGSGKSTLSYLVPRLYDVTGGRVTLDGVDVRDLDFDSLTRAVGVVSQETYLFHASVADNLRFARPDATDAEIQAAAKAAQIHDHIASLPDGYDTLVGERGYRFSGGEKQRLALARTILRDPPVLILDEATSALDTRTEHAVQQAIDALSEGRTTITIAHRLSTIRDADQIVVLDGGRIVERGSHHELLARRGKYAALVQGDTHLHTEAPPLPWDGGAAAPSRDSVRPASPQSG from the coding sequence ATGCGTATCCACGCCGAGTCCACCTGGACGCCACCGCCCCCCGACCCCGAGGCGCCGCCCGCGCAGATCGCGCGGATCCTCCGGCTGTTCCGCCCGTACCGCGGCCGGCTCGCCGTCGTCGGGCTGCTCGTCTGCGCCTCGTCGCTCGTCGGGGTCGCCTCGCCGTTCCTGCTGCGGGAGATCCTCGACACCGCGATCCCCCAGGGGCGCACCGGGCTGCTCAGCCTGCTCGCCGGCGGCATGATCCTCACCGCGGTGGTGACCAGCGTCTTCGGCGTCCTGCAGACGTTGATCTCCACCACGGTCGGTCAGCGCGTCATGCACGACCTGCGCACCGCCGTCTACGCCCAGCTCCAGCGCATGCCGCTCGCCTTCTTCACCCGGACGCGCACCGGCGAGGTGCAGTCCCGCATCGCCAACGACATCGGCGGCATGCAGGCGACCGTCACCTCGACCGCGACGTCCCTGGTCTCCAACGTGACCGCGGTGGTGGCGACCGTCGTCGCGATGCTCGCCCTGGACTGGCGGCTGACCGTCGTCTCCCTGGTCCTGCTGCCGCTCTTCGTCTGGATCAGCCGCAGGGTCGGCCGCGAGCGCAAGGCCATCACCACCCAGCGGCAGAAGCAGATGGCCGCCATGGCGGCCACGGTCACGGAGTCGCTCTCGGTCAGCGGGATCCTGCTCGGCCGCACCATGGGCCGCGCCGACTCGCTCACCCGGTCCTTCGCCGCCGAGTCCGAGCGCCTGGTCGACCTGGAGGTCCGCTCCTCGATGGCGGGCCGCTGGCGGATGTCCGCCGTCACCATCGTCATGGCGGCCATGCCCGCGCTGCTCTACTGGGCCGCCGGGCTCGCCCTCCAGGCCGGAGGCCCCGCCATCTCCATCGGGACCCTCGTCGCCTTCGTCTCGCTCCAGCAGGGACTGTTCCGCCCCGCCGTGAGCCTGCTCTCCACCGGTGTGCAGATACAGACGTCGCTCGCGCTCTTCCAGCGCATCTTCGAATACCTCGACCTGCCGGTGGACATCACCGAGCCGGAGCGGCCGGTCCGCCTGGACCGGATCCAGGGCGAGGTGCGCTTCGAGAAGGTGGACTTCCACTACGACGGCGAGGACGAGAGGAACGGCCGCCCGACGCTCGACGGCATCGACGTGACCGTGCCGGCGGGCACCAGCCTCGCCGTCGTCGGCGCCACCGGCTCCGGCAAGTCCACCCTGAGCTATCTGGTGCCCCGGCTCTACGACGTCACCGGCGGCCGCGTCACGCTCGACGGCGTCGACGTGCGCGACCTGGACTTCGACAGCCTCACCCGGGCCGTCGGCGTCGTCTCCCAGGAGACCTACCTCTTCCACGCCTCGGTCGCCGACAACCTGCGCTTCGCCCGGCCCGACGCCACCGACGCGGAGATCCAGGCCGCCGCCAAGGCCGCGCAGATCCACGACCACATCGCCTCGCTCCCCGACGGATACGACACGCTGGTCGGCGAGCGCGGATACCGGTTCTCGGGCGGCGAGAAACAGCGCCTGGCCCTCGCCCGGACCATCCTGCGGGACCCGCCCGTCCTCATCCTCGACGAGGCGACCAGCGCTCTCGACACCCGCACCGAGCATGCCGTGCAGCAGGCGATCGACGCCCTCTCGGAGGGCCGTACGACGATCACCATCGCCCACCGGCTCTCCACCATCAGGGACGCCGACCAGATCGTCGTCCTCGACGGCGGCCGCATAGTCGAGCGCGGCAGCCACCACGAGCTGCTGGCCAGGCGGGGCAAGTACGCCGCGCTGGTGCAGGGCGACACCCATCTCCACACGGAAGCGCCGCCGCTCCCGTGGGACGGGGGAGCGGCGGCGCCGAGTCGAGACAGCGTCAGACCAGCCAGCCCACAAAGTGGATGA
- the mltG gene encoding endolytic transglycosylase MltG — protein MRFTFQRKTRQAHGRPRLTGRGRLILIAGTLVVVAAGVLVPLFLMQEERPPPPRQPVRTLLIPEGWRSGQVYDAVDKALKVPPGTTRATAGAAALRLPAAAKGNPEGFLFPATYPIDAATSPKSLLRYMVTTAGRRFGTTRVIQGGQANGLSLYETVTIASIVQAEADTVEDMGKVARVIHNRMAMGMPLQMDSTLNYALDRSTLDTTHADTQLDSPYNTYARVGLPPTPIANPGEQAVQAAINPTPGDWLYFVTVKPGDTRFTESYEEQMKNVDEFNENRREAS, from the coding sequence ATGAGGTTCACGTTCCAGAGGAAGACGCGGCAGGCGCACGGGCGGCCACGCCTGACCGGCCGTGGCCGGCTGATCCTGATCGCGGGGACGCTCGTCGTGGTGGCGGCCGGCGTCCTGGTGCCCCTGTTCCTGATGCAGGAGGAGCGCCCGCCGCCGCCGCGGCAGCCCGTCCGGACGCTGCTCATCCCGGAGGGCTGGCGCTCCGGCCAGGTGTACGACGCGGTCGACAAGGCCCTCAAGGTGCCGCCCGGCACCACCCGCGCCACCGCCGGGGCCGCCGCGCTGCGCCTGCCGGCCGCCGCGAAGGGCAACCCCGAGGGCTTCCTGTTCCCGGCCACGTACCCCATCGACGCCGCAACCAGCCCCAAGAGCCTCCTGCGCTACATGGTCACCACCGCGGGCCGCCGCTTCGGCACCACCCGCGTCATCCAGGGCGGCCAGGCCAACGGGCTCAGCCTCTATGAGACCGTGACCATCGCCAGCATCGTGCAGGCGGAGGCGGACACCGTGGAGGACATGGGCAAGGTCGCCCGGGTCATCCACAACCGGATGGCCATGGGGATGCCCCTCCAGATGGACTCGACCCTCAACTACGCACTGGACCGCTCCACCCTCGACACCACCCACGCCGACACGCAGCTCGACAGCCCGTACAACACCTACGCCCGCGTAGGCCTCCCGCCCACCCCGATCGCCAACCCCGGCGAACAGGCGGTACAGGCGGCGATCAACCCCACACCCGGCGACTGGCTGTACTTCGTGACCGTGAAGCCGGGCGACACGCGCTTCACGGAGAGCTACGAGGAGCAGATGAAGAACGTCGACGAGTTCAACGAGAACCGCCGCGAGGCGTCCTGA
- a CDS encoding NAD(P)-binding domain-containing protein produces MRETDVVVVGAGQAGLSAAYHLRRVGLEPDRDFVVLDHAPRPGGAWQFRWPSLTYGKVHGMHALPGLELTGADASRPSSEVIGGYFARYEEAFGLRVHRPVDVTAVRDGGGGRLRVETSEGVYAAGALINATGTWDRPFWPRYPGQETFRGRQLHTADYPGPEAFAGQRVVVVGGGASGTQHLMEIAEVAAETTWVTRTEPVFREGPFDEAAGRAAVALVEERVRQGLPPRSVVSVTGLPLNDAIREARERGILDRLPMFDRITPTGVAWDAGSPDGAERTVEADVILWATGFRAAVDHLAPLRLREPGGGIRVDGTRAVRDERVHLVGYGPSASTIGANRAGRSAAVDVKRLLEREAAAVA; encoded by the coding sequence GTGCGAGAGACGGACGTGGTGGTGGTCGGCGCCGGGCAGGCCGGGCTTTCGGCCGCCTACCACCTGCGGCGCGTCGGGCTGGAACCGGACCGGGACTTCGTCGTCCTGGACCACGCGCCGCGGCCGGGCGGCGCCTGGCAGTTCCGCTGGCCGTCGCTCACGTACGGCAAGGTGCACGGCATGCACGCGCTTCCCGGGCTGGAACTGACCGGCGCCGACGCGAGCCGCCCGTCCTCCGAGGTGATCGGCGGCTACTTCGCCCGGTACGAGGAGGCGTTCGGCCTGCGGGTCCACCGACCGGTCGACGTCACCGCCGTACGGGACGGCGGGGGCGGCCGGCTGCGGGTGGAGACCTCGGAGGGCGTCTACGCGGCGGGGGCGCTGATCAACGCCACCGGCACCTGGGACCGGCCGTTCTGGCCCCGCTACCCCGGACAGGAGACGTTCCGCGGGCGGCAGCTGCACACGGCGGACTACCCGGGCCCGGAGGCCTTCGCCGGGCAGCGGGTGGTCGTGGTGGGCGGAGGGGCCTCGGGCACCCAGCACCTGATGGAGATCGCCGAGGTGGCGGCGGAGACGACGTGGGTGACCCGCACGGAGCCGGTGTTCCGGGAGGGGCCCTTCGACGAGGCCGCGGGCCGTGCGGCGGTCGCGCTGGTGGAGGAGCGCGTACGCCAGGGCCTGCCGCCGCGCAGTGTGGTCAGCGTGACCGGGCTGCCGCTGAACGACGCGATCAGGGAGGCCCGGGAGCGCGGGATCCTCGACCGGCTGCCGATGTTCGACCGGATCACCCCGACGGGGGTCGCCTGGGACGCGGGGTCCCCCGACGGGGCCGAGCGGACGGTGGAGGCCGATGTGATCCTGTGGGCGACCGGGTTCCGGGCGGCCGTCGACCATCTGGCGCCCCTCCGCCTGCGGGAACCGGGCGGCGGCATCCGCGTGGACGGCACGCGAGCGGTACGCGACGAGCGCGTCCACCTCGTGGGCTACGGGCCCTCCGCCTCGACCATCGGCGCCAACCGCGCGGGCCGCTCCGCCGCGGTGGACGTCAAACGGCTGCTGGAGCGGGAGGCCGCTGCCGTGGCGTGA
- a CDS encoding secondary thiamine-phosphate synthase enzyme YjbQ, with amino-acid sequence MSDAFTTRTLRIVTGNREVVHDLTDACASFLREVAAGRDGLLNVFTPHATTGVALLETGSGSDDDLLAALHTLLPADDRWQHRHGSPGHGRDHVLPALVPPHATLPVVDGRMALGTWQSVCLVDTNRDNPERQVRLSFLG; translated from the coding sequence ATGAGCGACGCATTCACCACCCGTACGCTGCGGATCGTCACCGGGAACCGGGAGGTCGTCCACGACCTGACGGACGCCTGCGCCTCCTTCCTGCGCGAGGTCGCGGCGGGCCGGGACGGACTCCTGAACGTCTTCACCCCGCACGCCACGACCGGCGTGGCCCTCCTCGAAACGGGCTCCGGCAGCGACGACGACCTGCTGGCCGCCCTGCACACCCTGCTCCCGGCCGACGACCGCTGGCAGCACCGGCACGGCAGCCCCGGCCACGGCCGCGACCACGTCCTGCCCGCCCTCGTCCCGCCCCACGCCACGCTCCCGGTCGTCGACGGCCGCATGGCCCTCGGAACGTGGCAGTCCGTGTGCCTGGTCGACACCAACAGGGACAATCCGGAGCGGCAGGTCCGCTTGTCGTTCCTCGGGTAG
- a CDS encoding serine/threonine-protein kinase: protein MIGRGGMGVVARAVDQLLNREVAVKVLRAYTDASPAELADLRVRMQREAQAAARIRHSGVVTVHDVVEEQGLPVIVMELVDGPSLDDVLAERGSLDPREAAAIGAKLMDALDAAHRAGVLHRDVKPGNVLLERSGRVVLTDFGIASMETSGDEALAKLTQSGQIVGSLDYLPPERAQGQVPGAASDIWALGMTLYAAVEGASPFRRTSVWSTLAAIVGEPLPEPRNAGPLTPVLQALMAKDPMHRPDAAQAREMLEAVAGGGRADLTAAPAPQPVTAPGFGPAAATPFSQPAPQPVAAPYMPAGAYAAPPPAGAAQPGMAPGTPSGHSSRSETRATMVRARRRRTRTIVAVAAATVLTCGGVAYALMNMQGAEDDNGSNTALPTANSPADGDMSDAGSTTDGPTSPGDLTSMSPVETPSGTPSKKDEDREPSPSPAPGDGADEPTGDPSSSAKATPSPTVKEPTPVSTACTGWAHSNPSDGYGKAAQNTHLYTGPYAECSYVTAIKSGTKVYYHCYVTNAYANKWIYARIAGTKTEGWLFGDKSTLDGGTLARC from the coding sequence ATGATCGGCCGCGGCGGCATGGGTGTGGTCGCCAGAGCGGTGGACCAGTTGTTGAACCGCGAGGTCGCCGTCAAGGTCCTGCGGGCCTACACCGACGCCTCCCCGGCCGAACTGGCCGATCTGCGCGTCCGGATGCAGAGGGAGGCGCAGGCCGCCGCCCGTATCCGGCACAGCGGTGTGGTCACCGTGCACGACGTGGTCGAGGAGCAGGGGCTGCCGGTCATCGTCATGGAGCTGGTCGACGGGCCCTCCCTCGACGACGTGTTGGCGGAGCGCGGCTCACTGGATCCGCGCGAAGCGGCGGCGATCGGCGCCAAGCTGATGGACGCGCTCGACGCGGCACACCGGGCCGGGGTCCTCCACCGGGACGTCAAGCCCGGCAACGTCCTGCTCGAGCGCAGCGGCCGGGTCGTCCTCACCGACTTCGGCATCGCCAGCATGGAGACCTCCGGCGACGAGGCCCTGGCCAAGCTGACCCAGAGCGGTCAGATCGTCGGCTCCCTCGACTACCTGCCACCGGAGCGCGCACAGGGCCAGGTACCGGGTGCCGCGTCGGACATCTGGGCGCTCGGCATGACGCTGTACGCGGCCGTGGAGGGCGCTTCGCCGTTCCGCCGTACGTCGGTGTGGTCCACGCTGGCGGCGATCGTCGGCGAACCGCTTCCGGAGCCCCGAAACGCCGGACCGCTCACCCCGGTACTGCAGGCGCTGATGGCCAAGGACCCGATGCACCGGCCCGATGCCGCGCAGGCACGCGAGATGCTGGAGGCGGTCGCCGGGGGCGGGAGGGCGGACCTCACCGCGGCACCGGCGCCCCAGCCCGTCACCGCGCCGGGCTTCGGTCCCGCCGCGGCCACGCCGTTCTCCCAGCCCGCCCCCCAGCCCGTCGCCGCTCCCTACATGCCGGCCGGCGCGTACGCCGCCCCTCCGCCGGCGGGCGCCGCGCAGCCGGGCATGGCGCCCGGCACACCCTCCGGTCACAGCAGCCGTTCCGAGACCCGTGCCACGATGGTCCGCGCGCGGCGCCGCCGCACCCGCACCATCGTCGCGGTGGCGGCCGCCACCGTCCTCACCTGCGGCGGAGTCGCCTACGCCCTGATGAACATGCAAGGCGCCGAGGACGACAACGGGTCCAACACGGCGCTTCCCACGGCGAATTCCCCCGCCGACGGTGACATGTCCGACGCGGGCAGCACGACCGACGGCCCGACCTCCCCGGGGGACCTGACGTCCATGAGCCCCGTCGAGACGCCGTCCGGGACCCCCTCGAAGAAGGATGAGGACCGGGAGCCATCTCCCTCACCGGCGCCCGGCGACGGAGCTGACGAGCCGACCGGGGACCCGTCGAGCTCTGCGAAGGCAACGCCCAGTCCCACAGTGAAGGAGCCCACCCCGGTGTCGACGGCGTGCACCGGCTGGGCCCACTCGAACCCCAGCGACGGCTACGGCAAGGCGGCCCAGAACACCCACCTCTACACCGGGCCGTACGCGGAGTGCTCCTATGTGACCGCGATCAAGTCCGGCACGAAGGTCTACTACCACTGCTATGTCACCAATGCCTATGCCAACAAGTGGATCTACGCCCGTATCGCGGGCACGAAGACCGAAGGCTGGCTGTTCGGCGACAAATCCACCCTGGACGGCGGCACACTCGCCCGCTGCTGA
- a CDS encoding polyamine aminopropyltransferase produces MSTTSPDRVAPDAAPPAARYPRGARFLLLLAVFICAACGLVYELALTALGSYLIGNSVMQTSVVISVMVFAMGIGSLAAKPLQRRAVGSFALVEGLLALTGGLSVLVLYVAFAWLRIYMPAMVVVTFAVGLLIGAEIPLLMTLLQRIRRQEAGSAVADMFAADYVGALVGGLCFPLLLLPAFGQLKGALIVGAVNAVAGVVVVLWIFRRETRRAVRAGLLAGAAAVLTVLGGVYVLADDIEVTARQQLYRDPIVHAETTPYQDIVVTRSTAFTGAPDMRLFLNGDLQFSSVDEYRYHEALVHPALSGRRASVLILGGGDGLALREVLRYDDVEEVTLVDLDPAMTRLARTFEPLLALNGDAFGDPRVTAVHADAFNWLRDAGRRFDAVLIDFPDPDTAALAKLYSVEFYHLLAHVLKPDSRVVVQGGSPFFAPKSYWSIARTIGESGYRTTAYQVDVPSFGNWGFVLAVPGAKGPNPPLRLAPDTPHLRFLDDAVLRAATVFPVDRRPQDVRASTLMDPAVLEYTRHEWQNY; encoded by the coding sequence ATGAGCACCACCTCACCGGACCGCGTCGCCCCGGACGCCGCGCCGCCCGCCGCGCGGTATCCGCGGGGGGCGCGGTTCCTGCTGCTGCTCGCCGTGTTCATCTGCGCGGCGTGCGGCCTGGTCTACGAACTGGCGCTGACGGCGCTGGGCAGTTACCTCATCGGCAACTCCGTGATGCAGACCTCCGTGGTCATCTCCGTCATGGTGTTCGCCATGGGCATCGGCTCGCTCGCCGCCAAGCCGCTGCAGCGGCGCGCGGTCGGCTCCTTCGCCCTCGTCGAGGGGCTGCTGGCCCTCACCGGCGGCCTCTCGGTCCTCGTCCTGTACGTGGCGTTCGCCTGGCTGCGGATCTACATGCCGGCGATGGTGGTGGTCACGTTCGCCGTGGGCCTCCTCATCGGCGCCGAGATCCCGCTGTTGATGACGCTGCTGCAGCGGATCAGGCGGCAGGAGGCGGGAAGCGCCGTCGCCGACATGTTCGCCGCCGACTACGTCGGGGCGCTGGTGGGCGGGCTGTGCTTCCCTCTGCTGCTCCTGCCCGCCTTCGGGCAGTTGAAGGGCGCGCTGATCGTGGGCGCGGTCAATGCGGTGGCCGGGGTCGTCGTCGTCCTGTGGATCTTCCGCCGCGAGACGCGCAGAGCGGTCCGCGCCGGGCTGCTGGCGGGGGCGGCGGCGGTGCTCACCGTGCTGGGCGGGGTGTACGTGCTGGCGGACGACATCGAGGTGACGGCGCGTCAGCAGCTCTACCGGGATCCCATCGTGCACGCCGAGACCACCCCGTACCAGGACATCGTGGTCACCCGGTCGACGGCGTTCACCGGCGCGCCGGACATGCGGCTGTTCCTCAACGGCGACCTGCAGTTCTCCTCCGTCGACGAGTACCGCTACCACGAGGCCCTGGTCCACCCCGCGCTGTCGGGCCGGCGGGCGTCGGTGCTGATCCTGGGCGGCGGCGACGGGCTGGCGCTGCGGGAGGTCCTGCGCTACGACGACGTCGAGGAGGTCACGCTCGTCGACCTGGACCCGGCGATGACCCGGCTGGCCCGCACCTTCGAGCCGCTGCTGGCGCTGAACGGCGACGCCTTCGGCGATCCGCGCGTCACCGCCGTCCACGCCGACGCGTTCAACTGGCTGCGGGACGCAGGCCGGCGCTTCGACGCGGTCCTGATCGACTTCCCGGACCCGGACACCGCCGCGCTGGCCAAGCTGTACAGCGTGGAGTTCTACCACCTGCTCGCCCATGTCCTGAAGCCGGACAGCCGGGTCGTGGTGCAGGGCGGCTCCCCGTTCTTCGCGCCGAAGTCGTACTGGTCCATCGCCCGGACGATCGGCGAGTCCGGCTACCGGACCACCGCCTACCAGGTCGACGTGCCGAGCTTCGGCAACTGGGGCTTCGTCCTGGCCGTCCCGGGCGCCAAGGGCCCGAACCCGCCGCTGCGCCTGGCTCCCGACACCCCGCACCTGCGCTTCCTGGACGACGCCGTCCTGCGCGCGGCCACGGTCTTCCCGGTGGACCGCCGCCCCCAGGACGTCCGCGCCAGCACACTGATGGACCCCGCGGTGCTGGAGTACACCCGGCACGAGTGGCAGAACTACTGA
- a CDS encoding DUF350 domain-containing protein: MAQIFESAGTALLYGLVGFVVMVIGFIALDLVTPGKLFHVVWTERNRGAAVLVAGQTVAVGLVIEQSIRASESELGLRYGLLSTLLYGLAGVAVMTVISLVVGLLTPGRLGATVLDDNGDRPHPAAWVQAAMYIGTAFMVGAAVS; this comes from the coding sequence GTGGCACAGATCTTCGAGTCGGCAGGCACCGCCCTGCTCTACGGCCTGGTCGGCTTCGTCGTGATGGTGATCGGCTTCATCGCGCTCGACCTCGTCACCCCCGGCAAGCTCTTCCACGTGGTGTGGACCGAGCGCAACCGCGGCGCCGCGGTGCTCGTCGCCGGCCAGACGGTGGCCGTCGGCCTGGTCATCGAGCAGTCCATCCGGGCCAGCGAGTCCGAGCTGGGGCTGCGCTACGGCCTGCTGAGCACGCTGCTGTACGGCCTGGCCGGCGTCGCCGTGATGACCGTCATCTCCCTCGTCGTCGGCCTGCTGACGCCCGGACGCCTGGGTGCCACCGTGCTCGACGACAACGGCGACCGCCCGCACCCCGCCGCCTGGGTGCAGGCCGCCATGTACATCGGTACGGCCTTCATGGTCGGCGCCGCGGTCTCCTGA
- a CDS encoding DUF4247 domain-containing protein has protein sequence MKTARRITVMILALGALAACGSDPEDDGNDVPSSWIRQEYRGSGAGYVDRTDLPSTVASEIDGHTSSVARLSDGDKVFLRYRNDIVAISPHQLGGSLIEVADYRTGYRRWKTNVGTSWPDPDSASFRGGGPGSGK, from the coding sequence ATGAAGACCGCCCGACGCATCACCGTGATGATCCTCGCCCTGGGCGCGCTCGCCGCCTGCGGGAGCGACCCGGAGGACGACGGCAACGACGTGCCGTCGAGCTGGATCCGGCAGGAGTACCGCGGCAGCGGCGCCGGCTACGTCGACCGGACGGACCTGCCGTCCACCGTCGCGAGCGAGATCGACGGTCACACCTCGTCCGTGGCCCGCCTGAGCGACGGCGACAAGGTCTTCCTCCGCTACCGGAACGACATCGTCGCCATCTCCCCGCACCAGCTGGGCGGCAGCCTGATCGAGGTCGCGGACTACCGCACCGGCTACCGCCGCTGGAAGACGAACGTCGGGACCTCGTGGCCGGACCCGGACAGCGCCTCCTTCCGCGGCGGCGGTCCCGGCTCCGGCAAGTGA
- a CDS encoding DUF2617 family protein: MSGISLTAPYLDTDAGQLSFTLGRPAREALAVRELTVGGLEVQLRLLGASHQVFAGPVRETVACLPGVDGGLPESAAQDFDDWAYRFSARVRRLDAAEFSEQVARIRALADGHPQALYGIFPGSPEAITALTVDADGTGLSWRTWHTYPQSRQIVATQTRLEAR; the protein is encoded by the coding sequence ATGAGCGGCATATCCCTCACGGCCCCGTACCTCGACACGGACGCCGGCCAGCTGTCGTTCACCCTCGGCCGCCCCGCCCGTGAGGCGCTGGCCGTGCGGGAGCTGACCGTCGGCGGCCTGGAGGTGCAGCTGCGCCTGCTGGGCGCGTCCCACCAGGTCTTCGCGGGACCCGTCCGGGAGACCGTGGCGTGTCTGCCCGGCGTCGACGGGGGCCTGCCGGAGTCGGCGGCGCAGGACTTCGACGACTGGGCGTACCGCTTCAGCGCCCGTGTCCGGCGCCTGGACGCGGCGGAGTTCAGCGAACAGGTGGCGCGGATCCGCGCGCTGGCGGACGGACATCCCCAGGCGCTGTACGGGATCTTCCCGGGCTCCCCGGAGGCGATCACGGCGCTGACCGTCGACGCGGACGGCACGGGGCTGAGCTGGCGCACCTGGCACACCTACCCGCAGAGCCGCCAGATCGTGGCGACGCAGACCCGGCTGGAGGCCCGATGA
- a CDS encoding HAD family phosphatase, whose translation MTAVVFDLDGTLVDSEPNYYEAGRRLLSHYGVTGFDWERHIDFIGIGTRETLAILKAEYVIEASLDELLAGKNRHYLDLAAAGTEVFPEMRAFVDRLHGEGVPMAVASGSSRAAIEAVLRGTGLDARFDVLVSAEEVPRGKPEPDVFLEAARRLGADPAECVVLEDAPPGAAAAYAAGMRCIAVPYLPSSVDDPAFRSAGLLFRGGQREFTARAAYAFVAGAGR comes from the coding sequence GTGACGGCCGTCGTCTTCGACCTCGACGGCACGCTGGTGGACAGCGAGCCGAACTACTACGAGGCGGGCCGCCGCCTGCTGAGCCACTACGGCGTCACCGGCTTCGACTGGGAGCGCCACATCGACTTCATCGGGATCGGGACGCGCGAGACGCTGGCGATCCTGAAGGCGGAGTACGTCATCGAGGCCTCCCTCGACGAGCTGCTGGCCGGCAAGAACCGGCACTACCTGGACCTGGCCGCGGCCGGGACCGAGGTGTTCCCCGAGATGCGGGCTTTCGTGGACCGGCTCCACGGCGAGGGCGTGCCGATGGCGGTGGCGTCCGGGTCGTCGCGCGCCGCGATCGAGGCGGTCCTCCGCGGCACCGGGCTCGACGCCCGGTTCGACGTGCTGGTCTCGGCCGAGGAGGTGCCGCGGGGCAAGCCCGAGCCGGACGTCTTCCTGGAGGCCGCCCGCCGGCTGGGCGCCGATCCGGCGGAGTGCGTGGTGCTGGAGGACGCCCCGCCGGGAGCGGCGGCGGCGTACGCGGCGGGCATGCGCTGCATCGCCGTGCCGTACCTGCCGTCGTCCGTGGACGACCCGGCGTTCCGGAGTGCGGGGCTGTTGTTCCGGGGCGGTCAGCGGGAGTTCACCGCCCGGGCGGCGTACGCGTTCGTCGCCGGCGCGGGGCGCTGA
- a CDS encoding Lrp/AsnC family transcriptional regulator has translation MPVDELDTRILRLLIEQPRTSVREYARILGIARGTLQARLDRLERDGVITGTGPSLSPAALGHPVLAFVHIEVTQGHLDDVGDALAAVPEIVEAFSITGGGDLLTRVVARDNGHLEDVIQGLIQIPGVVRTRTEMALRERVPHRLLPLVEAIGRRASRTERRADGGGRR, from the coding sequence ATGCCGGTCGACGAACTCGACACCCGGATCCTGCGGTTGCTCATCGAGCAGCCCCGCACCAGCGTGCGGGAGTACGCGCGGATCCTCGGCATCGCCCGCGGCACGCTCCAGGCCCGGCTGGACCGGCTCGAACGGGACGGTGTGATCACCGGCACCGGCCCCTCCCTCTCCCCCGCCGCCCTCGGCCACCCCGTGCTGGCCTTCGTCCACATCGAGGTCACCCAGGGCCACCTGGACGACGTGGGCGACGCGCTCGCCGCCGTACCGGAGATCGTCGAGGCGTTCTCGATCACCGGCGGCGGCGATCTGCTGACCCGGGTCGTCGCCCGGGACAACGGGCACCTGGAGGACGTGATCCAGGGCCTGATCCAGATCCCCGGCGTGGTGCGGACCCGCACGGAGATGGCACTGCGCGAACGCGTGCCGCACCGGCTGCTGCCGCTGGTGGAGGCGATCGGGCGGCGCGCGTCGCGTACGGAGCGGCGGGCGGACGGCGGTGGCCGGCGGTGA